The following coding sequences are from one Nicotiana tomentosiformis chromosome 3, ASM39032v3, whole genome shotgun sequence window:
- the LOC104097238 gene encoding berberine bridge enzyme-like D-1, with protein sequence MKRNISMFLQLLLIILMMISFLFTSLLVPSVSATTLNTISTCLINYKVSNFSVYPTRNHAGNSYYNLLDFSIQNLRFAACSKPKPTVIIVPESKEQLVSSVLCCRQGSYEIRVRCGGHSYEGTSSVSFDGSPFVVIDLMKLDGVSVDVDSETAWVQGGATLGQTYYAISRASNVHGFSAGSCPTVGVGGHISGGGYGFLSRKYGLAADNVVDALLVDAEGRLLDRKAMGEEIFWAIRGGGGGIWGIIYAWKIRLLKVPKTVTSFIVPRPGSKRYVSQLVHKWQLVAPKLEDEFYLSISMSSPSKGNIPIEINAQFSGFYLGTKTEAISILNEAFSELGVLEGDCKEMSWIESTLFFSELDDVANSSDVSRLKERYFENKSYFKAKSDYVKTPISVGGIMTALNVLEKEPNGHVILDPYGGAMQRISEEAIAFPHRKGNLFGIQYLVVWKEKDNNNIVKSNIGYIEWIREFYNTMAPHVSSSPRAAYVNYMDLDLGVMDDYLLPCTSTTASANHAVERARVWGEKYFLNNYDRLVKAKTKIDPLNVFRHQQGIPPLFASMQEYTYSSK encoded by the coding sequence ATGAAACGAAATATATCCATGTTTCTTCAGCTTCTGCTCATTATTCTGATGATGATCAGCTTCTTATTTACTTCTCTTCTTGTACCTTCGGTCTCTGCAACAACTCTCAATACCATTTCCACCTGTTTAATCAATTACAAAGTCAGTAACTTCTCTGTTTACCCAACAAGGAATCATGCTGGTAATAGTTACTATAACTTGCTTGATTTCTCCATTCAGAATCTCCGATTCGCAGCGTGCTCTAAACCAAAACCAACTGTCATTATCGTACCAGAGAGCAAGGAGCAGCTGGTGAGCAGCGTTCTGTGTTGCAGACAAGGCTCGTATGAAATCAGAGTAAGGTGCGGTGGACACAGTTATGAAGGGACTTCATCAGTTTCCTTTGATGGTTCCCCATTTGTGGTCATTGATTTGATGAAATTAGACGGCGTTTCAGTGGATGTGGATTCAGAAACCGCGTGGGTACAGGGCGGCGCTACACTTGGCCAGACTTATTATGCCATTTCCCGAGCCAGCAACGTTCATGGATTTTCAGCTGGTTCTTGCCCAACAGTTGGGGTTGGCGGGCACATTTCCGGGGGTGGTTACGGATTTTTATCCAGAAAATATGGACTTGCTGCTGATAACGTGGTGGATGCTCTTCTTGTTGATGCGGAAGGACGGCTATTAGACCGCAAAGCCATGGGAGAAGAAATCTTTTGGGCCATCAGAGGTGGAGGTGGAGGAATTTGGGGAATCATTTACGCCTGGAAAATCCGATTGCTCAAAGTGCCCAAGACCGTGACCAGTTTCATAGTCCCTAGGCCTGGCTCCAAACGATATGTGTCCCAACTAGTTCACAAATGGCAACTTGTTGCACCAAAGTTAGAGGATGAATTTTATCTATCGATCTCCATGAGCTCTCCTAGTAAAGGAAACATTCCTATTGAAATAAATGCCCAATTCAGCGGATTTTACCTAGGTACAAAAACCGAAGCCATTTCCATCTTGAATGAGGCCTTTTCGGAGTTGGGAGTTCTGGAAGGTGACTGCAAAGAAATGAGTTGGATTGAATCAACACTTTTCTTCTCCGAATTAGATGACGTTGCGAATTCCTCCGATGTCTCTCGTTTGAAAGAGCGTTACTTTGAAAACAAATCATACTTCAAAGCCAAATCAGACTATGTGAAGACCCCAATTTCAGTGGGTGGGATTATGACGGCTCTTAATGTTCTTGAGAAAGAACCCAACGGACATGTCATCTTGGACCCTTATGGTGGAGCCATGCAAAGAATTAGCGAGGAAGCTATTGCTTTCCCTCATAGAAAGGGTAACCTTTTCGGAATTCAATATCTAGTAGTGTGGAAAGAAAAGGACAATAATAATATTGTCAAGAGCAATATTGGGTACATAGAGTGGATAAGAGAGTTTTACAATACAATGGCACCCCATGTTTCAAGTTCACCTAGGGCAGCTTATGTCAACTACATGGATCTGGACCTTGGAGTGATGGACGACTACTTATTGCCATGTACTAGTACTACTGCGTCTGCTAATCATGCCGTGGAGAGAGCAAGGGTCTGGGGTGAAAAGTATTTCTTGAATAACTATGATAGATTGGTCAAAGCTAAGACAAAAATTGACCCACTAAACGTTTTTCGACATCAACAGGGCATCCCTCCTTTGTTCGCCTCAATGCAAGAGTATACCTATAGTAGTAAATGA
- the LOC104097239 gene encoding probable fructokinase-5 — translation MEKSAEIVCFGEMLIDFVPDSAGISLAESTGFLKAPGGAPANVACAITKLDGTSAFIGKVGDDEFGRMLVDILKSNGVKSEGVCFDTQARTALAFVTLKSNGEREFMFYRNPSADMLLKESELNLGLIKQAKIFHYGSISLITEPCRSAHMAAMKAAKEAGVLLSYDPNVRLPLWPSPEAARDNIKTIWNEADFIKVSDDEVNFLTQKDPEKEETVLSLWHDRLKLLVVTDGEKGCRYYTKSFKGKVSGFSVKTVDTTGAGDAFVGSLLVSIAKDPSIFQDEEKLKKALRFANACGAISTTQKGAIPALPSTSDAQRLIAGSKTY, via the exons ATGGAAAAGTCAGCAGAGATTGTTTGTTTCGGGGAGATGTTGATTGACTTCGTTCCTGATTCTGCCGGAATCTCGTTAGCAGAGTCTACCGGCTTTCTCAAAGCCCCCGGTGGTGCGCCTGCCAATGTTGCTTGCGCCATTACCAAACTTGACGGCACCTCCGCCTTCATTGGCAAG GTGGGAGACGACGAGTTTGGGCGTATGCTGGTAGATATATTGAAGAGTAACGGGGTGAAGAGCGAAGGAGTGTGCTTCGATACGCAGGCAAGGACAGCGCTAGCATTCGTGACACTGAAGAGCAACGGGGAGAGGGAATTCATGTTCTATAGGAACCCGAGTGCGGACATGCTGCTCAAGGAGTCAGAGCTGAACTTGGGTCTGATAAAGCAGGCTAAGATCTTTCATTATGGTTCCATAAGTTTGATTACGGAGCCTTGCAGGTCCGCTCACATGGCTGCCATGAAAGCTGCGAAAGAAGCAGGCGTCCTCCTTTCATATGACCCAAATGTTCGCCTTCCTCTCTGGCCTTCCCCTGAAGCTGCCAGAGATAATATCAAAACCATTTGGAATGAAGCTGATTTCATCAAG GTTAgtgatgatgaggtaaatttcCTCACACAAAAAGACCCAGAAAAGGAAGAGACAGTGTTGTCCCTATGGCATGATCGCTTGAAGCTTCTGGTAGTTACTGATGGCGAAAAGGGTTGCAGATACTACACCAAG AGTTTCAAGGGAAAAGTGAGTGGCTTCTCTGTCAAGACAGTGGATACCACAGGAGCCGGAGATGCTTTTGTAGGTTCCCTTCTGGTTTCCATCGCCAAAGATCCTTCTATTTTCCAG GATGAAGAAAAATTGAAGAAAGCTTTGAGATTTGCAAATGCATGTGGTGCAATCAGTACAACTCAAAAGGGAGCCATTCCGGCATTGCCATCTACATCTGATGCCCAACGACTCATTGCTGGCTCCAAGACTTACTAA
- the LOC104097241 gene encoding protein BEARSKIN2, with translation MATSSGGVPPGFRFHPTDEELLHYYLKKKISFQKFDMEVIREVDLNKIEPWDLQEKCKIGSTPQNEWYFFSHKDRKYPTGSRTNRATNAGFWKATGRDKCIRNSFKKIGMRKTLVFYRGRAPHGQKTDWIMHEYRLEDADDPQGNQSDDGWVICRVFMKKHLFKVGNEGSGAASSDQLNSTSSHQSRAFNSQYLLQQQQQQQQGGHSLNYSHIPLALPQYNSHLQLQPQNIIPNKPLGYHDFSALPTSDHQAPLMVKQLMSSADSACSDQNLPYNQQEVGSSCNHHQNLNEWGMIASSHGQLGHGHGQEDDNSAKTAGVRFDDANASSVNQINQLSLRGEMDFWGYTK, from the exons ATGGCTACATCTAGCGGCGGTGTTCCGCCGGGCTTCCGATTCCATCCGACGGACGAAGAGCTTCTTCATTACTACTTGAAGAAGAAAATTTCGTTTCAGAAGTTTGACATGGAAGTTATCAGAGAGGTCGACTTGAATAAGATTGAGCCCTGGGATTTGCAAG AGAAGTGCAAGATTGGATCAACTCCACAGAATGAGTGGTATTTTTTCAGCCACAAGGACAGAAAATATCCGACAGGATCAAGGACAAACCGAGCAACAAATGCAGGGTTTTGGAAGGCCACAGGGAGGGACAAATGCATAAGGAACAGCTTCAAGAAGATAGGTATGAGGAAAACCCTAGTTTTCTACAGAGGAAGAGCTCCCCATGGCCAAAAGACTGACTGGATCATGCACGAGTACAGACTTGAAGATGCTGATGACCCTCAAGGAAATCAAAGT GATGATGGCTGGGTGATTTGTAGAGTTTTCATGAAGAAACATTTATTCAAAGTTGGAAACGAAGGGAGCGGCGCAGCCTCATCAGATCAACTGAACAGCACATCAAGCCACCAATCTCGCGCCTTCAACAGCCAATATCtactgcaacaacaacaacaacagcagcaggGCGGCCATAGCCTAAACTATTCCCACATCCCCTTAGCTTTGCCACAATATAATTCTCACCTCCAACTTCAACCTCAAAACATCATTCCTAACAAGCCATTGGGCTACCATGACTTCTCAGCTCTCCCAACTTCTGATCATCAAGCGCCCCTTATGGTGAAGCAATTAATGTCGAGCGCCGACAGCGCCTGCAGCGACCAGAACCTCCCTTATAACCAGCAGGAAGTTGGAAGTAGTTGTAATCATCATCAGAATTTGAATGAATGGGGAATGATTGCCAGTTCCCACGGCCAGCTCGGACACGGACACGGACAGGAGGATGATAATTCAGCCAAAACTGCAGGGGTCAGGTTTGATGATGCAAATGCATCCTCCGTGAATCAAATCAATCAGCTTTCCCTGCGCGGGGAGATGGATTTCTGGGGTTACACTAAATAA